From the Leptotrichia sp. oral taxon 221 genome, one window contains:
- a CDS encoding sodium:alanine symporter family protein, which translates to MLESIISQINEVFWGSILIILLLGTGLFYTIRLRFIQVREFKKGVQHLTKGFNMNGEEAGEDGMSSFQALATAIAAQVGTGNLAGAATAVISGGPGAIFWMWLSAFFGMATIYSEAVLSQLFKRKVEGEVTGGPSYYIEKLFNGNKFAKGLAIFFSISCILALGFMGNAVQSNSIGEAFQNSFHVPRVITGVAVAVLAGFVFFGGVKRIAAVTEKIVPIMAFLYILTSVIVIGINYMNILKAFEAIFVNAFSTQAILGGFLGQGVKKAVRYGVARGLFSNEAGMGSTPHAHAVAKVKNPEEQGHVAIVTVFIDTFVILTLSALVILTTQKDLSNFTGISLTQKAFEGALGNFGGIFIAAALFFFAFSTIIGWYFFGEANIKYLFGKKAILIYRVLVMVCIVIGSMQKVNLVWEMADMFNGFMVIPNLIALLLLSNRVVNVSKKYKMLD; encoded by the coding sequence TAGGAACAGGATTATTTTATACGATTAGATTAAGATTTATCCAAGTTAGAGAGTTTAAAAAAGGTGTACAGCATTTAACTAAAGGGTTTAATATGAATGGAGAAGAAGCTGGAGAAGACGGAATGTCATCGTTTCAGGCTTTGGCAACAGCGATTGCAGCTCAAGTAGGAACTGGGAATTTAGCAGGAGCGGCCACAGCAGTAATTTCTGGAGGTCCAGGAGCAATATTTTGGATGTGGCTAAGTGCATTTTTTGGAATGGCAACAATTTATTCAGAAGCTGTTTTAAGTCAATTATTTAAAAGAAAAGTAGAGGGAGAAGTAACAGGAGGTCCATCTTACTATATCGAAAAATTATTCAATGGAAATAAATTTGCAAAAGGATTGGCAATATTTTTCTCAATTTCATGTATTTTGGCATTAGGATTTATGGGAAATGCAGTTCAATCTAACTCAATTGGTGAAGCATTCCAAAATTCATTCCATGTTCCACGTGTAATAACTGGAGTAGCGGTAGCAGTTTTAGCAGGATTTGTATTTTTTGGAGGAGTAAAAAGAATTGCAGCAGTTACAGAAAAAATAGTACCGATCATGGCATTTTTATACATTTTAACTTCTGTAATTGTTATCGGAATTAATTATATGAATATTTTAAAAGCGTTTGAAGCAATTTTTGTTAATGCATTTTCGACTCAAGCGATTTTAGGTGGTTTTTTAGGACAAGGTGTAAAAAAAGCTGTAAGATATGGAGTTGCAAGAGGATTGTTCTCAAATGAAGCAGGAATGGGGTCAACACCGCACGCACATGCCGTAGCAAAAGTAAAAAATCCTGAAGAACAAGGTCACGTTGCAATAGTAACAGTATTTATCGATACTTTTGTAATTTTAACATTATCAGCTCTTGTAATTTTGACAACACAAAAAGATTTATCAAACTTTACAGGAATTTCATTGACACAAAAAGCGTTTGAAGGAGCGTTAGGAAATTTTGGAGGAATATTTATTGCAGCAGCATTGTTTTTCTTTGCATTTTCAACAATTATCGGATGGTATTTCTTTGGAGAAGCAAATATTAAATATTTATTCGGAAAAAAAGCAATTTTAATTTATAGAGTTTTAGTAATGGTATGTATCGTAATTGGTTCAATGCAAAAAGTTAATTTAGTTTGGGAAATGGCTGATATGTTTAATGGATTTATGGTAATTCCAAATCTAATTGCATTGTTGTTATTGAGTAATCGAGTTGTGAATGTATCAAAAAAATATAAGATGTTAGACTAG
- a CDS encoding phosphatase PAP2 family protein — protein MKKLLLGIFLIAAFASFATENDVTTKPNLYYLKSSEVVDSYKLLPPPPAVDSIGFLNDKAMYEKGKLQRNTPRGKVAYDDAKLEGTGLPNAFSEAFGYTISPKTTPEIYKLVTNLIEDAGDLATRSAKKTYMRTRPFAYFKESTCRPEDEKTLSTNGSYPSGHTSIGWATALVLAEVNPARQQEIIQRGFDLGQSRVICGYHWQSDVDAARIVASAVVATLHTNPNFNAQLAKAKAEFAKLNISK, from the coding sequence ATGAAAAAATTATTACTAGGTATTTTTTTAATTGCTGCTTTTGCATCATTTGCAACTGAAAATGATGTAACAACAAAACCAAATTTGTATTATCTAAAAAGCTCTGAAGTTGTAGATAGCTACAAATTATTACCACCTCCACCTGCAGTAGATAGCATTGGATTTTTAAACGACAAAGCTATGTACGAAAAAGGTAAACTACAAAGAAATACTCCTAGAGGAAAAGTTGCATATGATGATGCAAAACTTGAAGGAACTGGACTTCCAAACGCTTTCTCAGAAGCATTCGGATACACTATTTCACCAAAAACAACACCAGAAATTTATAAATTAGTTACAAATCTTATTGAAGATGCTGGAGATTTAGCTACAAGATCTGCTAAAAAGACTTATATGAGAACTCGTCCATTTGCGTATTTCAAGGAATCTACATGTCGTCCAGAAGATGAAAAAACATTGTCTACAAATGGTTCTTATCCTTCAGGACATACATCTATTGGATGGGCAACTGCTTTAGTTTTAGCTGAAGTTAACCCTGCTAGACAACAAGAAATTATCCAAAGAGGATTCGATTTAGGACAAAGCCGTGTAATTTGTGGATATCACTGGCAAAGTGATGTTGATGCAGCTCGTATAGTTGCAAGTGCTGTTGTTGCTACATTACACACAAACCCTAATTTTAACGCTCAATTAGCAAAAGCAAAAGCTGAATTTGCAAAATTAAATATTTCAAAATAA